The genomic stretch TTATGGAATTTAATGCTCCACAATCTCTGCAGACTTTCTTTAAAAATACACGCTGTTGAACTATTTGAAGCTTTACTGGATCGGTGAGTGGCATTTTTAACCCCGATTCAATAATATGAGTCAGTTCAAAAAAAGTATTGCGGTAAAAGCGGAGTTGAAAGAGGATGAAGATACCGCTAGATTATATTTGTGTAAAAAGTGGACTTCTATGCAATCGTTGTCAATCTCTGATAGATAAGGGCGAAGTAGAACATTACGAAGTAGATGTGATGAAGATTTTATTAGATCTAGAAGAGACACAGTTTAGAGAACTGAAAGATGCAGTATATCATAAAGCATTTAAAGTAGATAATTTATTGATATTACTAGTAACTAGTCCACCTTCAATGTCTCATCAAAAATGGATTAAGATAG from Sulfolobus sp. S-194 encodes the following:
- a CDS encoding 50S ribosomal protein L40e, with the protein product MPLTDPVKLQIVQQRVFLKKVCRDCGALNSIRATKCRRCHSKNLRPKKKELPAKKG